A stretch of the Cryptosporangium phraense genome encodes the following:
- the rpsJ gene encoding 30S ribosomal protein S10 — translation MAGQKIRIRLKAYDHEVIDSSARKIVDTVIRTGASVAGPVPLPTEKNIYCVIRSPHKYKDSREHFEMRTHKRLIDILDPTPKTVDSLMRLDLPAGVDIEIKL, via the coding sequence ATGGCGGGACAGAAGATCCGCATCCGGCTCAAGGCCTACGACCACGAGGTCATCGACAGCTCGGCGCGGAAGATCGTCGACACGGTGATCCGTACCGGTGCTTCGGTTGCGGGCCCCGTGCCGCTGCCGACGGAGAAGAACATCTACTGCGTGATCCGCTCGCCGCACAAGTACAAGGACTCCCGCGAGCACTTCGAGATGCGGACCCACAAGCGGCTGATCGACATCCTCGACCCGACGCCGAAGACCGTCGACTCGCTCATGCGTCTCGACCTCCCGGCCGGCGTCGACATCGAGATCAAGCTCTAA
- the tuf gene encoding elongation factor Tu produces MAKAKFERTKPHVNIGTIGHIDHGKTTLTAAITKVLHDKYPDINPFTPFDQIDKAPEERQRGITISIAHVEYQTEARHYAHVDCPGHADYIKNMITGAAQMDGAILVVSATDGPMPQTKEHVLLARQVGVPYIVVALNKADVVDDEEILELVELEVRELLNQYEFPGDDAPIVRVSALKALEGDAEWGEKIIELMTAVDETIPEPERDLDKPFLMPIEDVFTITGRGTVVTGRVERGVLKVNETVDIVGIKETKQTTTVTGVEMFRKLLDEARAGENVGLLLRGIKREDVERGQVVIKPGTTTPHTEFEATVYILSKDEGGRHTPFFNNYRPQFYFRTTDVTGVVTLPEGTEMVMPGDNTDMSVKLIQPVAMENNLRFSIREGGRTVGAGRISKINK; encoded by the coding sequence GTGGCGAAGGCGAAGTTCGAGCGGACGAAGCCGCACGTCAACATCGGCACCATCGGTCACATCGACCACGGCAAGACGACGCTGACCGCGGCCATCACCAAGGTCCTGCACGACAAGTACCCGGACATCAACCCCTTCACGCCGTTCGACCAGATCGACAAGGCGCCGGAGGAGCGGCAGCGCGGTATCACGATTTCGATCGCGCACGTCGAGTACCAGACCGAGGCGCGTCACTACGCGCACGTCGACTGCCCGGGTCACGCTGACTACATCAAGAACATGATCACCGGTGCCGCCCAGATGGACGGCGCGATCCTGGTCGTGTCCGCGACGGACGGCCCGATGCCGCAGACCAAGGAGCACGTGCTCCTGGCCCGCCAGGTCGGCGTTCCGTACATCGTCGTCGCCCTGAACAAGGCCGACGTCGTGGACGACGAGGAGATCCTGGAGCTCGTCGAGCTCGAGGTGCGGGAGCTGCTCAACCAGTACGAGTTCCCGGGTGACGACGCTCCGATCGTTCGTGTCTCGGCGCTGAAGGCGCTCGAGGGCGACGCCGAGTGGGGCGAGAAGATCATCGAGCTCATGACCGCGGTCGACGAGACCATCCCGGAGCCCGAGCGGGACCTCGACAAGCCGTTCCTCATGCCGATCGAGGACGTCTTCACGATCACCGGTCGCGGTACGGTCGTCACCGGCCGTGTCGAGCGGGGTGTGCTGAAGGTCAACGAGACCGTCGACATCGTCGGCATCAAGGAGACCAAGCAGACCACCACGGTCACCGGCGTCGAGATGTTCCGCAAGCTGCTCGACGAGGCCCGGGCCGGCGAGAACGTCGGTCTGCTCCTCCGCGGCATCAAGCGCGAGGACGTCGAGCGCGGCCAGGTCGTCATCAAGCCGGGCACCACGACTCCGCACACGGAGTTCGAGGCGACCGTCTACATCCTCAGCAAGGACGAGGGTGGGCGCCACACGCCGTTCTTCAACAACTACCGGCCGCAGTTCTACTTCCGTACCACGGACGTGACCGGCGTCGTGACCCTCCCCGAGGGCACGGAGATGGTCATGCCGGGTGACAACACCGACATGTCGGTGAAGCTCATCCAGCCCGTCGCCATGGAGAACAACCTGCGGTTCTCGATCCGCGAGGGTGGTCGGACCGTCGGCGCCGGCCGCATCAGCAAGATCAACAAGTAG
- the rplW gene encoding 50S ribosomal protein L23, with product MIYDPRDILLAPVVSEKSYGLLDENKYTFYVRPDANKTQIKIAVEQVFNVKVTAVNTLNREGKRKRTKFGTGKRKDTKRAIVSLAPGDRIEIFGGPVS from the coding sequence GTGATTTACGACCCGCGCGACATCCTGCTCGCTCCGGTCGTCTCGGAGAAGAGCTACGGCCTCCTGGACGAGAACAAGTACACGTTCTACGTGCGGCCCGACGCGAACAAGACCCAGATCAAGATCGCGGTCGAGCAGGTGTTCAACGTCAAGGTCACGGCGGTCAACACGCTGAACCGCGAGGGGAAGCGCAAGCGGACCAAGTTCGGCACTGGTAAGCGGAAGGACACCAAGCGCGCGATCGTGAGCCTCGCGCCCGGTGACCGCATCGAGATCTTCGGGGGGCCGGTCTCCTGA
- the rplD gene encoding 50S ribosomal protein L4, whose amino-acid sequence MTTIDIVDAGGKKTGTADLPAEIFDVTTNIPLIHQVVVAQQAAARQGTHKTKTRGEVSGGGAKPYKQKGTGRARQGSTRAPQFTGGGVVHGPQPRDYSQRTPKKMKAAALRGALSDRARGGRVHVIESLLAGDVPSTKDAVKALGNLSSSRHVLVVVARGDRNSWLSVRNIAEVHVLAPDQLNTYDVLISDDVVFTKDAYDQFVSGAASGATAKASSAELETEENDK is encoded by the coding sequence GTGACCACGATTGACATCGTCGACGCCGGCGGCAAGAAGACCGGCACTGCCGACCTGCCCGCCGAGATCTTCGACGTGACCACGAACATCCCGCTGATCCACCAGGTCGTGGTGGCGCAGCAGGCGGCGGCCCGTCAGGGCACGCACAAGACCAAGACCCGCGGGGAGGTGTCCGGCGGTGGGGCCAAGCCCTACAAGCAGAAGGGCACCGGCCGCGCCCGTCAGGGCTCGACCCGCGCGCCGCAGTTCACCGGCGGTGGCGTCGTCCACGGCCCGCAGCCGCGCGACTACTCGCAGCGGACGCCCAAGAAGATGAAGGCTGCTGCCCTCCGGGGTGCGCTCTCCGACCGGGCCCGCGGCGGCCGCGTGCACGTGATCGAGTCGCTGCTGGCCGGCGACGTGCCGTCCACCAAGGACGCGGTCAAGGCGCTCGGCAACCTGTCCAGCTCGCGGCACGTGCTGGTGGTCGTCGCCCGCGGCGACCGCAACAGCTGGCTGTCGGTGCGGAACATCGCCGAGGTGCACGTCCTGGCGCCCGACCAGCTCAACACCTACGACGTGCTGATCAGCGACGACGTGGTGTTCACCAAGGACGCGTACGACCAGTTCGTGTCCGGCGCGGCCTCCGGCGCTACTGCGAAGGCCAGCTCGGCCGAGCTCGAGACCGAGGAGAACGACAAGTGA
- the rplC gene encoding 50S ribosomal protein L3 yields MDRQIKGILGEKLGMTQVFDENNRIVPVTVVAAGPNVVTQVRTPERDGYSAVQVAYGAIDPRKVNKPESGHFKGAGVTPRRHLVEIRTTDAAEFEVGQEISAEIFEAGIKVDVVGTSKGKGNAGVMKRHGFKGLGAGHGTQRKHRAPGSIGGCATPGRVFKGLRMAGRMGGVRTTTMNLSVHRVDAEKGLILVKGAVPGPKGGLVLIRTAAKTSLGKGGVAK; encoded by the coding sequence ATGGACAGGCAGATCAAGGGGATCCTGGGCGAGAAGCTCGGCATGACCCAGGTCTTCGACGAGAACAACCGGATCGTTCCGGTGACCGTCGTCGCGGCCGGGCCGAATGTCGTGACCCAGGTTCGCACCCCCGAACGTGACGGCTACTCCGCGGTCCAGGTCGCTTACGGCGCCATCGACCCGCGGAAGGTGAACAAGCCGGAGAGCGGCCACTTCAAGGGCGCCGGCGTCACCCCGCGGCGGCACCTGGTCGAGATCCGCACGACCGACGCGGCCGAGTTCGAGGTCGGCCAGGAGATCTCCGCGGAGATCTTCGAGGCGGGCATCAAGGTCGACGTCGTCGGCACCAGCAAGGGCAAGGGCAACGCGGGTGTCATGAAGCGTCACGGCTTCAAGGGCCTCGGCGCCGGCCACGGTACCCAGCGCAAGCACCGCGCGCCGGGTTCGATCGGCGGCTGCGCGACCCCGGGCCGTGTCTTCAAGGGCCTCCGCATGGCGGGCCGCATGGGTGGTGTCCGCACCACCACGATGAACCTCAGCGTCCACCGCGTCGACGCAGAGAAGGGCCTGATCCTGGTCAAGGGCGCTGTGCCCGGGCCCAAGGGCGGCCTGGTGCTGATCCGCACCGCCGCCAAGACCTCGCTTGGTAAGGGCGGAGTGGCGAAGTGA
- the fusA gene encoding elongation factor G: MAGNNAALAKVRNIGIMAHIDAGKTTTTERILFYTGINYKIGEVHDGAATMDWMEQEQERGITITSAATTCYWHDHRINIIDTPGHVDFTVEVERSLRVLDGAVAVYDGVAGVEPQTENVWRQADKYHVPRMCFVNKLDRTGADFFRCVQMMIDRLNSTPAVLQIPIGLEGDHIGVVDLVGMRALTWRGETQKGEDYAVEEIPADLVDQANEWREKLLETMSDVDDSIAEAYLEGEEISVETLKAAIRRATLADKVNPVVCGSAFKNKGVQPMLDAVVDFLPSPLDLPSIDGTKMDGETPDSRHSDDKEPFSALAFKIQSDKHLGTLTYLRVYSGRLDAGTQVINSTKDRKERVGKIYQMHAIKREELPSVGAGDIVAVQGLKQTTTGDTLSDPSNPIILESMTFPDPVIEVAIEPKTKADQEKLGTAIQKLAQEDPTFKVHNDEETGQTVIGGMGELHLEVLVDRMRREFNVEANVGKPQVAYRETIRRVVEGHEFTHKKQTGGSGQFAKVKIDLAPIPQDGDAPSYEFENKVTGGRVPREYIPSVDAGAQDAMQYGVLAGYPLVGIKFTLVDGQYHEVDSSEMAFKIAGSMALKEAARKADPALLEPMMAVEVTTPEENMGDVIGDLNSRRGQIQAMEERGGARVVRALVPLSEMFGYVGDLRSKTQGRASYSMQFDSYAEVPQNVAKEIIAKATGE, translated from the coding sequence ATGGCTGGCAACAACGCCGCCCTGGCCAAGGTCCGCAACATCGGGATCATGGCCCATATCGACGCGGGCAAGACCACCACGACCGAGCGGATCCTGTTCTACACCGGTATCAACTACAAGATCGGTGAAGTCCACGATGGCGCCGCCACCATGGACTGGATGGAGCAGGAGCAGGAGCGCGGCATCACGATCACGTCGGCCGCGACGACCTGCTACTGGCACGACCACCGGATCAACATCATCGACACGCCGGGTCACGTCGACTTCACGGTCGAGGTGGAGCGGTCGCTGCGGGTGCTCGACGGTGCGGTCGCGGTCTACGACGGTGTTGCCGGTGTCGAGCCCCAGACCGAGAACGTCTGGCGTCAGGCGGACAAGTACCACGTCCCGCGGATGTGCTTCGTCAACAAGCTCGACCGCACGGGCGCGGACTTCTTCCGTTGCGTCCAGATGATGATCGACCGGCTGAACTCCACGCCGGCCGTCCTGCAGATCCCGATCGGGCTCGAGGGCGACCACATCGGCGTCGTCGACCTGGTGGGTATGCGCGCGCTGACCTGGCGTGGCGAGACCCAGAAGGGCGAGGACTACGCGGTCGAGGAGATCCCGGCGGATCTGGTCGACCAGGCCAACGAGTGGCGCGAGAAGCTGCTCGAGACGATGTCCGACGTCGACGACTCGATCGCCGAGGCCTACCTCGAGGGCGAAGAGATCTCGGTCGAGACGCTGAAGGCCGCGATCCGTCGCGCGACCCTGGCCGACAAGGTCAACCCGGTCGTCTGCGGCTCCGCGTTCAAGAACAAGGGCGTCCAGCCCATGCTCGACGCGGTCGTCGACTTCCTGCCGAGCCCGCTCGACCTCCCGTCGATCGACGGCACGAAGATGGACGGCGAGACCCCGGACTCCCGGCACTCGGACGACAAGGAGCCGTTCAGCGCTCTGGCGTTCAAGATCCAGTCCGACAAGCACCTCGGCACGCTGACCTACCTCCGGGTCTACTCCGGCCGGTTGGACGCGGGCACCCAGGTGATCAACTCGACCAAGGACCGCAAGGAGCGGGTCGGGAAGATCTACCAGATGCACGCGATCAAGCGTGAGGAGCTGCCCAGCGTCGGCGCCGGCGACATCGTCGCGGTGCAGGGCCTGAAGCAGACGACGACCGGCGACACGCTGAGCGACCCGTCGAACCCGATCATCCTCGAGTCGATGACGTTCCCGGACCCGGTCATCGAGGTCGCGATCGAGCCGAAGACCAAGGCTGACCAGGAGAAGCTGGGCACCGCGATCCAGAAGCTCGCGCAGGAAGACCCGACGTTCAAGGTCCACAACGACGAAGAGACCGGTCAGACGGTCATCGGCGGCATGGGCGAGCTGCACCTCGAGGTGCTGGTCGACCGCATGCGGCGCGAGTTCAACGTCGAGGCCAACGTCGGTAAGCCGCAGGTGGCCTACCGCGAGACGATCCGCCGGGTCGTCGAGGGCCACGAGTTCACCCACAAGAAGCAGACGGGTGGCTCGGGTCAGTTCGCGAAGGTCAAGATCGATCTGGCTCCGATCCCGCAGGACGGCGACGCGCCTTCCTACGAGTTCGAGAACAAGGTCACCGGTGGCCGCGTGCCGCGGGAGTACATCCCGTCGGTCGACGCCGGCGCCCAGGACGCCATGCAGTACGGCGTGCTGGCCGGTTACCCGCTCGTCGGCATCAAGTTCACGCTGGTCGACGGTCAGTACCACGAGGTCGACTCTTCCGAGATGGCCTTCAAGATCGCCGGTTCGATGGCGCTCAAGGAAGCGGCCCGCAAGGCCGACCCCGCGCTGCTCGAGCCGATGATGGCCGTCGAGGTCACGACGCCCGAGGAGAACATGGGCGACGTGATCGGCGACCTCAACTCGCGGCGCGGCCAGATCCAGGCGATGGAGGAGCGCGGCGGTGCCCGCGTCGTCCGCGCCCTGGTTCCGCTCTCCGAGATGTTCGGCTACGTCGGAGACCTCCGGTCGAAGACCCAGGGCCGGGCGAGCTACTCCATGCAGTTCGACTCCTACGCCGAGGTTCCTCAGAACGTCGCGAAGGAGATCATCGCCAAGGCAACGGGCGAATAA